tgcttaggtataagcaaaaccccgaaatacataagtctttaatttacaggttgacatcacagtccaattatttattacacaacgcagttttattttgaatgcaataaactttgtacaaagcatgagagactccatgcaggcaacaagcacatcacagcggaagcattctaaggacctgagaataaaacatgctaaaaagtcaacacgaatgttggtgagttataggtttaattgctcgagtcataaacatatataaagatagaccacaaaatttcatcaaaagtttatcaatagattctacgtaacagagcaccctggtaactaaacttaacgctatagtgataattaccccattcgttttaatacacgcaaaccaacgtgtcttaaactcaaataacatacgtccgttaaaaggctagcgctctagctcggacggggatgtcaagccctatggatccatatacaattattcgcgcccaccagtccatatcctatgtactggcagctactagttaccaaagctaagggatttccggtttaactcagtgtagaatttagtatgtacttgtgtcttatcgcgtttaaaataaattgcatgcattctcagcccaaaaatatttaaagtatttaaaaagggagactataaactcacagttcaatattgcgattcaatattgtaggaaaattgcgtagacgtaatgatggtagacgactgtatggttggtcttggattcaagaacaataccccgaacaatacacaatatttccttattttaaaacggtttgaaacccgaattaaaaataccctcgaatatattttattattattaaacttaaaattaaaattataattataattataattataaaatttacgtacagatataatttatgaaaaatttcgtcgagcaaaactgaccttttatagtacttttcgatttactgtagctcatgcgatcgcatgagttttcagtgtttttgccatgcgatcgcatggccgccttttctgtttctgtttgctagttcgtcgacatcaaatagtgtactgtagcaatagtgttttactgtagcaaatagtgttttactgtagcaaatagtgttttactgtagcaaatagtgtttactgtagcaaatcactgtagcaaactcgttttcactgtagcactgtagcaaaatacggtttcactgtagcaaatagtgttttactgtagcaaattgtgttttactgtagcaaagtaatttttactgtagcaaatagggttttactgtaggaaagtcgtttttacttgtatatatatatacatacatataattgttcatgaatcgtcgagagtagtcataggtaattgtatatatgaaacagttctaaaattttgagactcaatctaacagactttgtttaacgtgttaaaataataaatcgtatagagaattggtttaaataagtcaaaaattttcgggtcatcacataccaTGAACAAACAACATCCATCTTTAGGTAAACATGTGGATGACAAAAGTTACAGTAGAGTGGCGGATGCAAGAGAAATCATCAATGGGAAAAGATAAGCAGAAGAGAATAAACGCAAACGGGTACTCTACATAACAGAAAAGGACAATGAAAAAAGGGTTGTCTATGCTGAAACGGATAAAGATGATATGGATCTCATGGAGAGAGGTCTTATAGGAGAAGTGAAAAAGATGGAATACCTAGAACAGTTCAGGGAGATATGTGCAGCTGAAGGTTTAGATGGATTCTCGATAATATACCTGGGAGGTTTTGAACTCATGCTCATCTTCGAAAAAGCTTCTATTGCCTCTCAAATTGCAGAAGACAAGAAGCATTTCATACATTCATGGCTAGACAATGTCAAGATCTGGGATAAAAATCATAGAGCACCAGGAAGACTAACGTGGTTAAGCATCATTGGTGTACCAAACAAATGTTGGAATGAAAAAACGTTTAAGTCAATCGTCTCTTGGTGGGGCTTAGCAATCGACACTAACAACTGTCAGTTCAAGGGAAATCAAAGTCTAATTATGGGCAAAGTGCTTGTCCATACCAAATGCTTTGAACATATCAAGGGACATGTAAAAGTGATTATCGGTGACAAAGTTGTTTATGTTCATGTATTGGAAGATATCAACGATATTATTGAGGTCGAGATGGAAATCAAAACCCCATCAGAATGGAATGATGAATGTAACTCGGATGATATTCCATCAGACGGGGAATCATTCATGAATGATGGTGGTTCTCTCAATAACATCCTTGAAAAGGAAGATGAAGTTCAATCAACTGATAGTGACTTCTATCTGGAACACCAATACAATtgtgatcttaactaaaatcaaaaTCATACCGCAGAAGACGTCAATTGGGATGGCCAGAACGTTCACCGGAATCTGATCACATCAGAGGGAAAGATGAAACGTCAAGATGAGTTCGAGAAAACAAACAGCCACCATAACTTGGGAAACTCAAAGCGCGTGGAGACTACACAATCATTTTCTGACAATAATGAGGTAACGCATATTCCCAAGATTAGGGTTTTCAACCTTTCGATGCCCTAAACACTGATAACCACCCAACCGATCACGTGGACCCACTTAATTCGGATATTGGGCCTATTAAGATACCTGTTGAAAACCCCAACCAGTCCAGTCCATTAAACCAAATCAACCCAACTACCAGTCCTGCCCACCCCATTAGCCCAACATCTGCTACACCATTTTGCCCCAAATTTAATCTCGATGCCAAGCCCACTAACCCTTCACCCACTAGCCCTAAAACCAAAAGCCCACCACCTACAACTCCCTTTAACCCAGCCCAACATAACCCACCTCACTTTAACTTAACCATTCTACCCCAATCGATCAAACCTAATTCACAAACTCACCTACCCCAAATGGTGCCAGCAaaccataccccatcacacactctCTCATCACCATCCATCCCTAACACTTTTTTTGTCGATGAAACACAagtcgaagtaggtgttggacacgcTGATAACCCTGGAAAAAATTCAATCCAGGAGAGGACAAAACACCCTAAAACTAAAATTCCCTCAACCAAATCCAACATCCTGAACATAACCAAATTCAAACACGCAGACAGACCTCAAACACGCCCCCACAAAACATCTTCGATGCAATATAAGAATTCGAATGGATCAACACCTAAATGGACTGGGACTTCCAAATTTCTTCACTTCAAACATCTAGTGAGAAGTGCACACAAAAAATAACCTCAGGTGCACATTAATAAATGTCGACCTCCAGTTTTCCAATCACTCAGTAAAAAAATCTAAATCGAATGGCACATCCAAGGCCCAGAACTTGAACTCATAACTCGTCTGCAAGTGTTGATTACAAAGAATTAGGAGAGAAAATTGGGGTTAGATGGGTGAACAGGCAATAACTATCCTGTTCAATTTTCACTTCGTTTTATATTGTTTTAATGATAGTTCTCTCACTGAATATTCGGGGTGTGGGTAATGAAGGAAAAGTCAGTTGGTTACAGGAACTCTGTCGTAAGGAGAAACCTGATGTTCTTAGGTTACAGGAAACCAAATGTGGACATTTAAATGActcatggttggaatatatttgggGTTCGAATGATTTTAAATATGTTTAAAAATATGCTCAAGGTGCATCTGGTGGGATACTACTCGTCTGGAACCCATCGATTATAGATGTTAGCGAAGCCGTCGAAGGAGAATTCTTCTTAGCCATTAAAGGTCATTTGTTGGGGTGTAATTCAGAAATAGAAATTGTGAACGTGTATGGTCCTCACTCGACTGAAAAGAAAGTAAGATTCTGGGATGAACTAGGAAAACTCCTAAACTCAAAAGATATGTCATGGCTTGTGGGGGGAGATTTTAATGAGGTGCGTTCCATATACGAACGCATAAACAGCGATTTAAACAGAAGTTGGGCAGATCATTTCAACCATTTCATAGATAGCACGGGGCTCATTGAAATTCCACTCGGGGGGAAAAAAATTCACTCGTATATGCGAGAATGGTCTAAAATTCAGCAAGCTAGACAGGTTCTTAATCTCATGCAAACTTGCTGATCTATGGCCGAACATTTCTGCTACCACTCTTCCCAAACATTTGTCGGATCATTGTCCTATTCTCCTACGAAATACCAACCGTGACTTTGGCCCAAAACCAATTCGAGTGTTCAAAGAATGGCTAACCATAGAGGGGGCTGAAGAAGTCATTACAAAAGCGTGGGGGTTACCGGTTACTTCTAACAACCCTGATTGTATATTTCGTGATAAAATGAAGCAGGTGAAAAAGGAACTAAAGATTCTAAGCTCCACTTTTCATGAGCTTGAATCACAAATCTTGCAACATGCCAATGCTATCGAATTTTGGGAACAGGCAGCTGAAAGAAAGCAACTTACAGACCACGAAAGGAGTACATGGATGGAGGAGAAAAAATAACTTCTTTCGAAAAAGAAAACCCGAACAAACATGTTAAAACAAAAGGCGAGAATCAAATGGACGTTGGAAGGGGATGAAAACTCTAAATTTTCCCACAATCATATCAAAAGAAGAAACAATAAAAATGAAATTTGTGGGCTGATGATCGATGGATATTTAAATGAAGAGCCGCAAGCAATCAAGAATGAAGTATATAACTACTTCTCCAATGTGTTCACCAAGGTGGACACAAATCTGAAATGCTCAATTGACTTCAAAATTGGAAGGGTCACCAGCAGTGACAACATGCTTTTAGAGGATAAGTTTATCGAGGAAGAAATATGGGATGCTATAAAGAGCTGCGATAGCTCAATAGCACCCGGGCCGGATGGGTTTACAATGAAATTCTTTAAGCTATTTTGGTGGTTAATACGGGATGATTTGTTGAAAGTATTCGAATGGTTTTGGAATAGTGCTAAGATATCAAGAGGATGCAGCGCCACATTTATCACACTAATTCCAAAAAATAATAACCCTATCGATCTTGGGGAATATCGGCCTATAAGCTTAATAGGTAGTATGTACAAGGTGATATCAAAGGTCTTATCAAAAAGATTGGCATCTATCGTTCACAAAGTAATAGGTATCGAACAAAGTGCATTCCTACAAGGCCGTTACATTCTCGATGGGGTACTCATTGCAAACGAGACAATTGATGATCTCAAAAGAGAGAAGAAAAAAGGGTTCCTCTTCAAGGTTGATTTTAAAAAGGCGTTTGATCGTATCAAATGGGATTACATCATCGAAATCATGAAATGTCTAGGGTTCGGGGAAAAATAGGTCAAATGGATCACGGCTTGTCTTACTTCGGCTAGCATCTCAATCCTAGTCAATGGGTCACCAACCAAAGAGATCAAACCGGAGATGGGAGTTAGGCAAGAGGATCCGTTGTCACCATTTATTTTCATTATAGCCGCCGAAGAGCTAAACATTCTTATTCAAAAAGTAACCGAAAGTGGAGATTTAAAGGGTATAAAAGTCGAAAGAATAATATCACGATTTCCCACCTCCAATACGCGGATGACATGTTACTTTTTGGAGAATGGAGCCGCAGTAACCTCTCAAACCTCATGAAATTTTTATGCTGCTTTGAAGAACTCTCGAGACTCAAGGTAAAtctttcaaaaagtcaactttttgGCATCGGGGTCAATACGAACTTGATTATATGGCAGCTCGTTTCAACTGTTCTGCTGGAACATTCCCACTAAACTATCTTGGAATTCCTGTGGGAATAAAAATGAAAAACGCAAATTTAAGAAGAGATTAGCGTATTGGAAATGCAAATCAATTTCTTATGGTGGACGATTGACTCTAGTGAAATCGGTACTCAGTAGCCTTCCATTATACTTCCGGCTAGTGTGATCAAGCTACTCGAATCCTTAAGGTGCAAtttcttttggggtgggtcgggtTCCGAAAGGAAACTTtcgtgggttaaatgggataaAGTTCTTCTTCCATACGAAAAGGGCGGGTTGAATATTGGGTCATTGGGGGCAAAAAATTTGGCGCTTTTAGGAAAATGGTGGTGGCGCTTCAAATGCCACCCCAATTCTCTTTGGGTACAAATTATCTCAAGTATATATGGGCCGGGGGTGGGTTGGGAAACACTAACATTTCATATTGTTTTAGTGGTGGATCAACATGGCTAAACATTTTTGTAATGGCCCcatcaatacacttaacggctccgtcacttggtcccacagcttgatcgaacttaaatgaatttaataaacaacgttgcattcttttatttcaaaagtttcccaaaaaggaaacataccaaaatatgtagtttaaacaacccaacatattaataaccaaagttgacattaaaacattgtcaacaaaatccacaagtttaaattattcaaaaatagaatgcaagtttaaagtttcataaatgtttaacaaaatctgcccaatgcatgcagacacttctaacacagcggaagcaaccaaataactcaagtacttgtgaaaacatgcgagtaaactgtcaacaaaaatgtagagagtgaattataggtttaaataattgaataaactttagaccacaagatttaaaatgttagaaaacataaaatattattccattatcaatgagccacctggtaaccacttaaccctttacttacccttgccaaacacaataataatatacactgaacaagtgtatctacaacaaaatacgaagtactaaacattccgattataaattggtaGCGCGACTAGctagaaatggggttgtcaaacccgatagatctatccgtaggattcgcgttcactagtagaaaccagtgattacagttaccagactaggaaatatttttgttcaactcataacgaataatataaatttaattgtcacttgtgtctaaacgtaaaataaaatgcatgtaatcacatcccaaaaatatactttgaaaagtatgtaaaaatgggactataactcacctttatagcaaacgaagtaaccacacaataatgcgaacagcaaatgaagtaaagtgatcaggaatgatcacaacgccgacctataaataaagcagatcgatataaataactaacttatgtcaagtcttagtatgatagctattgtacatgttgcaagtagaca
This genomic window from Rutidosis leptorrhynchoides isolate AG116_Rl617_1_P2 chromosome 2, CSIRO_AGI_Rlap_v1, whole genome shotgun sequence contains:
- the LOC139890002 gene encoding uncharacterized protein, which encodes MDWDFQISSLQTSSEKCTQKITSVLSLNIRGVGNEGKVSWLQELCRASGGILLVWNPSIIDVSEAVEGEFFLAIKGHLLGCNSEIEIVNVYGPHSTEKKVRFWDELGKLLNSKDMSWLVGGDFNEIARGSLKFHSGGKKFTRICENGLKFSKLDRFLISCKLADLWPNISATTLPKHLSDHCPILLRNTNRDFGPKPIRVFKEWLTIEGAEEVITKAWGLPVTSNNPDCIFRDKMKQVKKELKILSSTFHELESQILQHANAIEFWEQAAERKQLTDHERSTWMEEKK